tcggtttacttaccgtaccacatacctattccttttcggagtctggaacgctccgaaaagtgtctcttatgtattcctccggggttacggtttcaataatattggtttcaacatttatgggattacctgagatataatgtttgattcttcgaCCGTTTACCACTtttggatttgtgccctcgaagttgttgatctttatggcaccggaacgatagacctcttcgataacataggggccttcccatttagagagaagttttcctgcaaaaaatcttaaaggagagttgtatagcaatacataatcacctacattaaactcacgcttttgtatccttttgtcatgccatcttttaactttttttaaacaacttggcattttcataagcttgggttctccattcatcaagtgagctaatatcaaataacctcttctcaccggcaagtttaaaatcatagttaagctctttaatagcccaatatgccttatgttctagttcgagaggtaagtgacatgcttttccatagaccattctatacggagacatacccataggatttttatatgcagttctataagcccacaatgcatcatcatgttttttggaccaattctttctagacctattaacagtcttttgcaaaattaatttgagctctctattgctcaactctacttgaccactagactgagggtgctaaggagatgcaattctatgattaacatcatatttagcaagcattttacggaaagcaccatgaataaagtgtgaaccaccatcagtcattaaatatctagggactccaaacctcagaaaaataacttccttaagcattttaatagaagtgttatgatcagcactactagttggaatagcttgtacccacttagtaacataatcagtagcaactaaaatatgtgtgtatctattagaggcaggaaaaggtcccatatagtcaaagccccaaacatcaaatggttcaataacaagagaataattcataggcatttcttgacgtctactaatattaccaattctttgacattcatcacaagacaagacaaacttacgggcatccttgaagccagtaggccaataaaaaccagattgcaataccttatgtgcagttctatctccaacgtggtgtcctccataagactcggaatgacacttgcgtaggatctgttcctattcatgctcaggtacacaacgtctaataacaccatctactcctttataaagatgtgggtcatcccaaaagtaatgtctcaaatcatagaagaactttttcttttgttggtatgtgaagctaggtggtataaatttagcaacaatataattagcctaatcagcataccatggagtactacgagaagtacttataacatttaattgttcatcaggaaagctatcattaataggtagtgggttatcaagaatattttctaacctagacaagttgtctgcaacggggttctcagctccctttctatcaacaatatgcaaatcaaattcttgtagcaagagaacccatctaataagtctaggtttagcatctttcttttccataagatatttaatagcagcatgattagtttgaatagttactttagaatcaacaatataagatctaaacttatcacaagcaaatacaactgctaaaagctcctttccagtagtagcataatttctttgagcattgtctagagtcttactagcataatgaataacatttaatttcttatcaactctttgccctagaacaacacctacagcataatcactagcatcacacataatttcaaagggtaaattccaatcaggtggctaaacaacaggtgcagagactaatgctttctaaagtatttcaaatgcttctacacaatcatcatcaaagacaaatggtatatctttttgcaataaattagtcaaaggccgggaaatttttgagaagtccttaatgaacctcctgtaaaatccggcgtgcccaaggaaacttcttatacctttgatgtccttgggacatggcatcttttaaatagcatcaaccttagctttatcaacttcaatacctctttcagaaactttgtgccccaagacaataccttcattaaccataaagtggcacttttcccaattcaagacaagattagttttttcacatctctgcaaaactcgatcaagattgctcaagcaatcatcaaaagacgaaccatagacggaaaagtcgtccatgaaaacctcacaaatcttttcacaaaagtcagagaatatagccgtcatgcatctttgaaaggtagcaggtgcattacataaaccaaaaggcatacgtctataagcaaaagtaccaaatggGCATGttaaagtagtctttgattgatctctagccgacacaggtatttgagagaaactagaataaccatctagaaagcaatagtgtgtatgtttgcataatctttctagcatttgatcaataaaaggtaaggggtaatgatctttcttagtagctttatttaatttgcggaaatcaattgccatcctataacctgtgataattctttgtggaatcaattcatctttatcattaggaacaacagtaatacatcccttcttagggacacaatggacaagacttacccactcactatcagcaacgggatagattatacctgcctccagaagctctagtatttcttttcttaccacttctttcattttaggattcagacgtcgttgaggatcacgaactggtttggcatctacttctaaatttattttatgttgacatagagtgggactaatgcccttaaaatcatcaagagtatatccaatagcagcacgatgcttcttcagtgttttcaataatgtttcttcttcatgctctgaaaggttagcactaataataacaggatatatcttcttttcatcaagataagcatatttaagattatcaggcaacggtttaagctcaaacatgggatcacccttgggtggaggaggatcccctaaaatttcaataggcaagttgtgttgcagaataggttcctgttaaagaatacttcatctatttcccttctttcattcatgaacatatcattttcatggtctagcaaatagtgttctaaaggatcactaggaggtacggcaatagaagcaagaccaataatttcatccttactaggtaattcttcctcacgatgttgtttactaaatttagagaaattaaactcatgaaccatatcatccaagccaatagtaacaacattattttttcaatctatggtagcattgacagtatttaagaatggtctaccaaatataatgggacaaaagctatcttgtggggaaccaagaacaagaaaatcaacaggatatttagttttcccacacaagacttcaacatctctaacaattccaattggtgcaatagtatctctattagcaagtttaatagtaacatcaatatcttctaactcaacaggtgcaatttcattcttaatttcttcatataaatcaataggtattacactagcactagcacccatgtcacataagccataataacaatgatctcctattttaacagaaataacaggcacgcctaccacatgtctatgtttatctttatcacaaggtttagcaattctagcagtttcaccttcgaactgaataacatgcccatcaatattatcagacaagagatctttaacaatagcaatattaggttctactttaacttgctcagaaggtgtataagttctaatattgcttttacgaacaacagttgaagctttagcatgatcctttattctaacagggaaaggtggtttctcaacataagaagtaggaacaataggatcattataagtggcagtcttttcttcaactttaataggtgcagctacttttacttctatgggaggatgatatttaaaccacttctccttagggagatcaacataagtagcaaaagattcacagaaagaagctactatctcagagtcaagtccatatttagtgctaaacttacgaaaaatatcggtatctataaaatatttaacacaatcaaacttaggtgtcatacctgactccttaccttcgtcgaggtcccaatcttcagagttgcgtttaattctatccaataaattccatctgaattcaatagtcttcatcataaaagagccagcacaagaagtatcgagcatggtgcgattgttatcagaaagccgagcataaaaactttgcataattatttctcttgggagctcatgattggggcatgaatataacattgatttaagcctcccccaagcttgagcgatgctttctccttcgcgaggccagaaattatatatataattgcgatcacgatgaacaagatgcatagggtaatacttttgatgaaattccaacttcaatcttttatagtcccatgatctcatatcatcacttagcctataccatatcaatgcatctcccttcaaagataaagggaagaccttcttcttagcaacatcatcgggtatacttgcaagcttaaataatccacaaacttcatccacatatattaagtgctcatcaggatgctttgttccatctcctgtaaaagggttagctagcagtttttccatcatacccgaaggaaattcaaaaggagtttgattttcaataggttcagtaggttgaggagcaactctttgctctactggacggggtgaagataccccgaacaagcacctcagagaattactttccatagtaacaagtgatagtaaatttcagcatactatataaaattttccttaccaaattccacctaccaaaggcactacaCTCCctagtaacggcgccagaaaagagtcttgatgacccacaagtataggggatctatcgtagtcctttcgatatgtaagagtgtcgaacccaatgaggagcagaatgaaatgataagcggttttcagcaaggtattctctgcaagtactgaaataagtggtaatagatagttttgtgatgggataaattgtaacgagcaacaagtaacaaaagtaaatagagtgcagaaagatggcccaatccttttgtagcaaaggataagccagaacaaactcttataataggaaaagcgctcccgaggacacatgggaatatcatcaagctagttttcatcacgttcatatgattcgcgtttgatactttaataatttgatatgtgggtggaccgatgcttgggtgctgttcttacttgaacaaacatcccacttatgattaacctctattgcaagcatccgcaactacaacaaaagtattaaggtaaacctaaccatagcatgaaacatatggatccaaatcagccccttacgaagcaacgcataaactagggtttaagcttctatcactctagcaacccatcatctacttattacttcccaatgccttcctctaggcccaaataatggtgaagtgttatgtagtcgacgttcaaataacaccactagaggctaggcaacatacatcttatcaaaatatcaaacgaataccaaattcacatgactactaatagcaagacttatcccttgtcctcaggaacaaatgtaattacccacaaagcatattcatgttcataatcagaggggtaacaatatgcatataggatctgaacatatgatcttccaccaaataaaccaactagcatcaactacaaggagtaatcaacactactagcaacctactagcaccaatcccggactttgagacaagaattggatacaagagatgaactagggtttggagatgagatggtgctggtgaagatgttgatggagattgccctctcctgatgagaggagtgttggtgatgatgatggtgatgatttccccctcccggagggaagtttccccggcagaacagctctaccggagctctagattggatccgccaaggttccacctcgtggcggcggagtctcgtcccgaaaagttccttcttatttttttctcatcgagagacttcatataggagaagatggacgtcggagagacaccagggagcccacgaggtagggggcaccctaggggggcgcgcccccatcctcgtgagcagggtgtggggcccctggccttcatctttggcgtggatttttctttatttattttaagatgttccgtggagtttcaggacttttggagttgcgcagaataagtctataatatttgctccttttcaaacccagaattccagctgccggcattctccctccttatgtaaaccttgtaaaataagagataatagccataagtattgtgacataaagtgagacaacagtccataatgcgattaatatcgatataaaagcatgatgcaaaatgggcgtatcacacccacatatcaaattatcaaagtagcgaacacaaatcaaaccaacatgacgaaagtgactatatgaaattctcgtgtaccctcaagaacgctttgtttATTATaaaagaccgttttggcctgtcctttgcctcaaaaggattgggcttccttgctgcatacttgttactactatcgttacttgctcgttacaaactattttgctatcaaactactcgctacttacaatttcagcacttgcagacactaccttactgaaaactacttgtcatttccttctgctcctcgttgggttcgacactcttacttatcaaaaagagatacaattgatcccctatacttgtgggtcatcaaggctattttctggcgtcgttgccggggagtgaagcatctttggtaagtggaaatcggtaaaaaaacatttatatagtgtgctgaaatttattgtcacttattactacggaaaacaatcctttgaggggtatgttcggggtatcttcgcctcatccagaaccacaattagttactcctcaacctacaacacctactgaaaatattgaatatggaattccttcgggtttgatagaacaactgctacctaatccttatgtaggagatggaaccgaacatcccgatatgcacttgatatatgtggaacaaatttatggattatttaagcttacaggtttatccggagatgaggtgatgagaaatgttttccctttatctttgaagggaaaagcattaacatggtataggctacgcGATGATATTGGATTATGGAATTGaaatcatttgaaattggagtttcaccaaaaaaaagtatcctatgcatctagttcatcgtgatcgaaattatacatataatttttggcctcgtgaaggagaaagtatcgctctagcttgggggaggcttaagtcaatgttatattcatgccccaatcatgagctctcaagagaaattattatccagaatttctatgctcggctttctcgtaatgatcaaaccatgcttgatacttcttttgctggttcttttatgaagaagactaatgaagtccggtgggatcttttagaaagaattaaatgcaactctgaagattgggaactcgacgaaggtaaaaagTCAGATATTAAATTTAAGTATGatggtgttaaatcttttatggatactgatgcttttcaaaagtttagcactaaatatggacttgattatgagatagtagcctccttttatgaatcatttgctactaatgttgaactccctaaaaagaagtggtttaaatatcacccacttatcaaagaagaaattaaagaaccggtaccagttaaagaagaagctatactttataatgttagatccagttgtacctactgcttattttgagaaacctcattttcctattaggataaaggaatatgctaaagtttcaactgtggttaacaaaagctcttCATTGCAGGTAGCAGCCGCTGCGTCTAGAAAAAGAATGGATGTACCAAAAGTCATTGTCGGGTGTAGCAAAAACCTACCACACTTGCAGCAAAAAGTCTTCGTTCACCGTCGCGGGTTGCAGCTTGGTCGTGACTGATGTAGCAAAACGTGATGCCGGTTATAGCAAAAAGCGGCACTAGTTGTAGCAAAAATGCGACGCTGGCTATGTGTTGTAGCAAAACGTGATGTGGTTGTAGCAAAATGctatgccggttgtagcaaaatgttatgCCGGTTGAAGCATGTAGCAAAAAACTGTGATATTAGATTTGCTAGGACCAGTGCCGCCCCATCCTCATCGTCTAGCGTGTGGCCGTGGTTGCATGCTTGCAGCTCTGGTTGCTGCGCCTTGATAGTTCCTGTAGCTTTGCCGGCGGCGACTTGGAGCCGTAGTTGGGCGGAGGCCATGACTGAGATCCGAAAGTTGCAGACGGCCATGGCCGTGGGAAGCTAGCGGGGATATGAATTGGGAAGGAGGATGGGAGAGGGGCTCGCCGACCATGAATGAGAGGCGGCGTTGGGCGCCGTCGCACGCGAGCACTCGCCGCCGGTGAGAGAGTTTCTGGAGGATGCGACCAGCGTGGGGCAGGTGTGGAGGAGCAGAGTCGTGATGGGCTGCAGatagaaaaaaagaaggaaaaatcaTGCGGGACCCATCATATACATGTGTCTTGCGCGGGGTGGTTTGTTTCCGTGTCGCGTGAACCAGCATGGCGCGCGAGTCCGGCTGAAAATTCGACCGATGCACCGGATCAAAACGTTTACCACCTATATATGAGAGGTCTAAGAACGTTAGCTGCAGCGGCAGTGCGTGCTTAGGTCTGAACAATAGCTTCCCCAACCCCTCAGGCTCCATGGCGAGCATGGACGTCGAGCGAAGCAACCCGGCGGCGCCGTCCTGGCAGGCGGGGCTTGAGACCGTGAAAAAGTGGCAGCGGATTCGATGCAGCATGAGGAGGGCTTGGCCGGCCATCTGCGTTGTGGCGGCGACCCTGCTCGCAGTCGTCGTGCTCTCCGCCGCCCGGGATGGCTATGGCTTGCCGATGGTACCCAGCAGCTGGCTCTCAGTAGAAGGTACGCACTTAAGACGAGGCATAGTTGGATATCGAATTGCTTGATTTGTTGTCCTGTGCATGCAGCTAAGTCACAAAttaccacggcggtggacgaatATTTCTCATTCACGTGAATCCTTTTTTCCTGTTTTACGGCTTAATTTTCCGTGTTCGATCGATGGACAGAAAGTGAAATTCTTAGAAGTATGTACATTGTTTCTGTAGATAATAATGGTCGGTTGTTTGAATGCAGCATTGTCTTGACCACGACATCGGCGAATTGTACGTTAGCTATGGCCATCCGTTTTTGTGATCCATGCGTGAACAGTCATTTTCGTTGTTCGCCCAAATAAAGTTTTGCAGGTCAATATATTACAACTTTGGTGTTTGAAAATTAATTCTTTATACAAGATAGTGTTGGTCGATTGAGTGCTGAATTTTCCTTGACCACGATATCGCTGAATTGTACGTTAGCTATCGGCATCCGTTTTTGTGATCCATCCGTTTTTGTGATCCATGCGTGAACAGTCTTGTATTTTGCTTAGACTGTGTGGTGCTGTCAGGTTTTCGTCCAATAATGCTCGTTTCAATGGCAAACGTGCACGGTGGGTTTTCTGGCAATGCGTTGGACTCGTTACCCTCTTTTCCTTCTCCCTGGTTATGTCCGGAACTTTGTATTTCTGTTTAATGCAAATGGAAAGGGGTATGCCTGGTGCAAAAAAACAAACTTTGCAGGTCAATATATTATACTTCAGTGTGTCAAAATTAATTCTTTATAAAAGATAGTGTTGGTCGATTGAGCGCTGAATTttccttgaccacgacatcgccgAATCATACGTTAGCCATGGGCATCTGTTTTTGCGATCCGTGCGTGAACATTTTTTGTTTGTTCTCCCAAATAAAACTTTGGAACTAAAACTTTGCAGATCAACAATCTATTGCAACTTCAATGTTTGAAAAGAAAATTTATCTTGACCACGAGATTGTATGGCCATCCGTTTTTGTGACCCGTGCATGAAATTTCTTTCTTCTCCCAAATAAAACTATATATGCAACTAAAACTTTACAGGCCAACAATATATTGCACCTTCGTTTGAAAAATAATTCTAGATTTTTTGGTGTGCCACAAAAACTTTAAATAATAGAATTTATGAGTAAAATACTCATTTTAGATATCTATATGGGGCACCAAGAAAAATCTAGGGTTATTTTCTAAGCATTGAAGTTCCAATATATTGTTAACAAGCTTGAGCTTTGTATGTTTTGTCGTATGAGAAGAAAAACCGAAATTTAAGCATGGATCACAACACAAAAATCGATGGTCTGGATAAGGGTGTGTACGTATTATAATGGTGCTCAATCACAAATTTTCCTATcaatttttaaaattttggaaTACGAACTTGCTAATTAAATGTCTTTATAATTTTCTCTAGATGTACCTCCGTCCAATCTCACCACCGACCAGCTCCTGGACGGTCTGCTCACCGCGGAATTTGGCTCGCGCTCATGCCGGAGCCGGTACGAGTTCGCCAGCTAccatgacaagaagaagaagaagaagcacacaTCACATAAACCATCCCCCTACTTGCTCGCCAAGCTCCGAAGTCACGAAGCGCTCCAAAAGCAATGCGGCCCCGGCACGGCCCCGTACAGGGCGGCGATCCGGCAGCTCAAGTCTGGAAATGGCATCGTCACATCCGACAGTGAAAACTGCCGCTACCTGGTCCCCATAAGCTATCGAGGCCTCGGGAACCGGATGCTGTCCACAGTGTCAGCCTTCCTCTACGCTGTGCTCACCGAGCGCACCCTCCTCGTCCAGCACGACATGGCCGCCCTCTTCTGCGAACCTTTCCCGAGGACCACGTGGCTGCTCCCGTCCTCAGGCTGGTTGGGTGGTGGCTTCCCGCTTGGACACCTCAAGAAATACGGCAAGGACTCCAAGGAGAGCCTCGGCAACATGCTCAAGGCCAATGTGCTATCCGTGGGCGACAATGGGAACGCGTCGTGGTCGGACTCGGACCGGCCACCGTACGTCTACCTACACCTGGATGGCGGCTACGGTTTCTACGACAAGCTCTTCTACTGCGACGAGCAGCAGCGGCTCATCCGCGGCGCGCCGTGGCTGCTGATGAGGACAGACAGCTACCTCGTCCCCGGGCTCTTCCTCATCCCATCTTTCCGGGACGAGCTGGAGCGGATGTTCCCGGAGAAGGACGTCGCGTTCCACCACCTCGGTCGGTACCTATTCCACCCGGCCAACGACGTGTGGCGCGCGGTCACCAGATACTACGACGCCCACCTCGCCGGCGCCGGGCAGCGCGTCGGCATACAGATACGGGTTTTCACACAGAATAAACCGTTGCAGAAGGTCCTGGACCAGGTTCTCTCGTGCGTCCGTAGGGAGAAGCTGCTTCTCCCGTCCATACAGACGAACAACGCGTCTGTGCTGGTCACCTCTCTGAGCTCGTGGTACTACGAGAGGATCAAGGCCGAGTATGGCGGCAGCCGGGTGCACCAGCCGAGCCACGAGGGGTGGCAGAAGATGCGGGATGCCTCGCAGGACAGGAAGGCGTTGAGCGAGATGTACCTGCTCAGTACCTGCGACGTTCTCGTCACCACCGGGTTTTCCACCTTCGGCTACGTGGCGCAGGGGCTCGGCGGGATACTGCCATGGATCATGCCCGCCACGCCCTTCTGGTCGACCGAAACGGGGGTGGTACCAGACCCGCCGTGCATGCGAGCCATGTCCGTCGAGCCTTGCTTCCACTCGCCGTCCAACTACGGCTGTGCGGCCAGGAAGGATGTGGACGTGGGGACACTTGTGCCGTACATCCGGCATTGTGAGGATGCAAGCTGGGGGATTAAGATTGCCAACGAAAGCATGCAGCCACCGGTAGCTTAAATGTGAGCATACTTCTCTATCGCTAGCTTGTAATTTGTACCGAGCCAGTGACCTAATAAGTTAATTTTGTTATatagtaaatagcataaaactactactttactaGCTAAGGTTTCAAAAACTATcaatttttaatttttctcagattAACTACCAATGGGTGGTCGGCTATTCAGAAAACCCCAAATGACCATTGTTTAAAAATTAAACCTCTTTATGACAGGCCGGGCCCGCACCTAAACAATCTGTCTGTTTGACCGTtaactaacatgtggggcccacatgtcagtgtctcactactgcaggatgctgctaacgcgacactacaatcagagaccatttccgcccgtgtgttgcaacgggagaatatatatatatatcatatgcccaaccTAATAAATATGGTTCGAGGATCCCTCCCTCAGCACACATGTGTCCACGTCATCACTTATCCTCCTTTCCGCCCTCGTTGACGATGCCCACGGTGTTGAACGTGATCAATCCCAACACAATGTGTTTGGCTGCCACATGACACACCTTACCGTTATCGACACCGTGTCCTAGCCTCAAATCTCCGTTCTCTCCCTTGACTTGGCTTCTCCTCCATTCCTCCTCCTATTGACATTAACAAAACCAAATTCCAAATCACTCGTCCACCCTATTTGATCCTTCTCAAGGCATCCGACCGATTGGCAACGAAGCACAGGCACCTAGTCGCTCATATTTCCACAGTGAAAGAAGAGACTTCATGGTTCAACAGACCCGAGATGTCTTGAACAGAGCATAAAACAAGCTAAGCATATGTTCTTACCAACACCAAACAGAGGATATAATTTATAGCTACCAAGATGTATATTCGCAATTATACGAAAATTTCAAAAACTGTTGTTGCAGATATAACACCGCTGTTACGGAAAAAAAAGATTGCAAGTGATTCAGTTATTCGAGTATTTTCCCATTAGCCTAGTATAAGGAAACACCAAGTAGCATCCGTGATTGATCAATTATAGCTACCAAGATGTATATTCATAATTATACAGAAAAAATTGCAAACTGTTGTTGCAGATATAACACCGGCGTTACAATACAAAAAGATTGCAGGTGATTCAGTTATTCGAGTATTTGCCCATTAGCCTAGCAAGAATACACCAAGTATCATCCGTGATTGATCACTGGGACATACTTTGTGCTTCATAAGGCTAACGCAGGCATACAAATGGATAAAAACCAATATTGTATTTTCTTTTCGTCCGAAATAAGGCTCCCTAGTAGTAATAGGTAGCTGCTGACACCCAAAGCTGAAGAACAAGAGAGCAGAATGTATATTCCCTAACACCACATCACAAAACGGAATTAACTGGAAATAGATCAAGCAAAACTGAACTAATCACAACATCCCACTGCGACAGAAAttaaacacacttcttggaacatCATCATAATTTTTTTTGATTGGTAAGTGGAGCAGAGGTATCCTTGACATGTGATGTTACTGGAACCAACTCATCAGTCTGCAAACTACCATCTGTTCGAATGCTACAGAAGCAATCTACATTTCAAGATACAATGCAGGAGTATAGATTGTTAGGACTTCACCTGTTTTTGGTTTAAAAAAAATAGGTATCTTGGGACACAGCAAGCTGAAATCATCCGATATTCCGATGTATAAATAGTCAATTAGGATCTAAGGCATAGTACGTTTTTTATGAGGTTCATAGAAAAGCATCTATCTAGAATACCAGTCGGAATAATTATGTAGTCATGAGCTAAAGGGGGGCCGAACAAAGAACCTCATATATGCTAATTATAAATTCGATAAATATATATCCATACtgttagaagagagagagaggggtttgGTGAAATAGTTGTTGTATCGCttaagcctcgtgggcatatatataggagtacatgatctacttggagtacaagacaagccagaatatTCCTAGT
The window above is part of the Triticum aestivum cultivar Chinese Spring chromosome 2A, IWGSC CS RefSeq v2.1, whole genome shotgun sequence genome. Proteins encoded here:
- the LOC123186687 gene encoding galactoside 2-alpha-L-fucosyltransferase, whose translation is MASMDVERSNPAAPSWQAGLETVKKWQRIRCSMRRAWPAICVVAATLLAVVVLSAARDGYGLPMVPSSWLSVEDVPPSNLTTDQLLDGLLTAEFGSRSCRSRYEFASYHDKKKKKKHTSHKPSPYLLAKLRSHEALQKQCGPGTAPYRAAIRQLKSGNGIVTSDSENCRYLVPISYRGLGNRMLSTVSAFLYAVLTERTLLVQHDMAALFCEPFPRTTWLLPSSGWLGGGFPLGHLKKYGKDSKESLGNMLKANVLSVGDNGNASWSDSDRPPYVYLHLDGGYGFYDKLFYCDEQQRLIRGAPWLLMRTDSYLVPGLFLIPSFRDELERMFPEKDVAFHHLGRYLFHPANDVWRAVTRYYDAHLAGAGQRVGIQIRVFTQNKPLQKVLDQVLSCVRREKLLLPSIQTNNASVLVTSLSSWYYERIKAEYGGSRVHQPSHEGWQKMRDASQDRKALSEMYLLSTCDVLVTTGFSTFGYVAQGLGGILPWIMPATPFWSTETGVVPDPPCMRAMSVEPCFHSPSNYGCAARKDVDVGTLVPYIRHCEDASWGIKIANESMQPPVA